In Bradyrhizobium sp. 195, the sequence CTCCCGGCATGCCCGCTTCGCCCGTCCTAAGCTGCTCTCGCTCGGTGGATGCGGACCCTGCGCCGGGCGATATCTGGAAGAGGGCCATGGACCAGCAGAAACTCGACCGCGCGATCGGTCGCCGCTTGAAGACGCTGCGGACGCAAGCGGGCATGACGTTGAACGAGCTCGCTGGCCGTTCCGGTGTTAGCCGGGCCATGATCGGGCGGGTCGAGCGGGCGCAGAGCAGCGCCACGGCTTCGCTGCTCGGCAAGCTTTGCGCCGCGCTCGACGTATCGCTGAGCGACGTGGTCGCGCTCGCCGAGAAACCGCCGGAGCGGCTGGTGCGCCTCGCCGACCAGCCGCATTGGCGCGATCCCGAGAGCGGCTATCGAAGGCGGCACGCCTCACCGACGGATGCGGCCAGCGGCATCGAGATCATCGTCGTCGACCTGCCGGCCGGCGCGCGGGTGCCGTACAGCCCCTGGGGCCGCAACGCCTTCACCCAGCAGCTGCTGATGCTGGAAGGTGCGATCGCCGTGTACATCGACGCCAAGACGGTGCGCCTGCGCGAGGGCGACTGCCTGGATTTCGACGTGATGCGCGCGGTGATCTTCGAGAACGAAGCCAAACAGGATGCGCGTTACGTCATCATCACGCGGCGCGGCTCTGCCTACGGGAAAATGTGATGCCGCTGATCGTACGGGACGCAACGCTGGTGGATGCCGAAGATATTTTGGCCATCTACAACTACGCCGCGCTCAACACCACCGCGGTCTGGACCGACGGGCCGGCCGATCTGGGTTCGCGGCGTGAATGGATGCTGGCGCGACAGGACGCCGGCTTTCCCGTGCTGGTCGCGATGAAGGGCAGGGATGTCGTCGGCTTCGCCTCCTTCGGCGATTTCCGCCCGTTTCCCGGCTATCGCCACACCGTGGAGAACTCCGTGTATGTTGACGAGCGGCACCACAGGGCTGGTATCGGGCGCTGCCTTGTGGCTGCGCTGATCGAGCGCGCCACCGCCATGAACAAGCACGCGATGATCGCCGGCATCGACGGCACCAACGTCGCCTCGATCGCGCTGCACGCCTCGCTCGGCTTCGCCGAGGTCGCGCGCATGCCGGAGGTCGGCTGCAAGTTCGGCCGCTGGCTCGACCTCGTCTTCATGCAGAAGCTGCTTGCAAGCAGCGTGAGGCCCTGACGATGCAGATCCGTAGCGGCGACACCTTCGATCCGCGCGTCATCGCGCTCCTTGATTTTCACGTCACGGCAGCGCGGGAGCAGACCGCGTCGGGCAGCGCGCATGCGCTCGATCTGGCGGGCCTTCGCGCGCCGGATATCGCGTTCTGGACTGGATGGGACGGCGAGCTACTGGTTGCCACCGGCGCGCTGAAGGCGCTCTCGACCAGCCATGGCGAGGTGAAGTCGATGCACACGCTTCAGACCACACGGCGGCGCGGCTTCGGCGGCGAGATGTTGCGCCACCTCATCACGGAGGCCCGCGCGCGCGGCCTGAAGCGGCTGAGCCTCGAGACCGGCTCGTGGGACTATTTCAAGCCGGCGCTTGCGCTCTACCAAGCGCACGGCTTCGTCCTCTGCGGCCCGTTCGAATTCTATGTCGAGGATCCCAACAGCCTGTTCCTGACGCTCGACCTGAGCTGCTGAACTCGCATCGCGCTCCGCCAGCCCTGACTCGGAAATGCGGTGCCACCCCTCAAATGAGTTGCGTACCTCAAAACAC encodes:
- a CDS encoding GNAT family N-acetyltransferase — translated: MPLIVRDATLVDAEDILAIYNYAALNTTAVWTDGPADLGSRREWMLARQDAGFPVLVAMKGRDVVGFASFGDFRPFPGYRHTVENSVYVDERHHRAGIGRCLVAALIERATAMNKHAMIAGIDGTNVASIALHASLGFAEVARMPEVGCKFGRWLDLVFMQKLLASSVRP
- a CDS encoding GNAT family N-acetyltransferase; amino-acid sequence: MQIRSGDTFDPRVIALLDFHVTAAREQTASGSAHALDLAGLRAPDIAFWTGWDGELLVATGALKALSTSHGEVKSMHTLQTTRRRGFGGEMLRHLITEARARGLKRLSLETGSWDYFKPALALYQAHGFVLCGPFEFYVEDPNSLFLTLDLSC
- a CDS encoding helix-turn-helix domain-containing protein, giving the protein MDQQKLDRAIGRRLKTLRTQAGMTLNELAGRSGVSRAMIGRVERAQSSATASLLGKLCAALDVSLSDVVALAEKPPERLVRLADQPHWRDPESGYRRRHASPTDAASGIEIIVVDLPAGARVPYSPWGRNAFTQQLLMLEGAIAVYIDAKTVRLREGDCLDFDVMRAVIFENEAKQDARYVIITRRGSAYGKM